One window of Pyrus communis chromosome 12, drPyrComm1.1, whole genome shotgun sequence genomic DNA carries:
- the LOC137710851 gene encoding putative glucose-6-phosphate 1-epimerase has product MNPSGAAVEFSKDKNGIDQVHLHNPRGASVRVSLHGGQVLSWKNERGEELLFTSSKAIFKPPKAVRGGIPICFPQVGTGSLDQNGFARNRIWAIDNDPPPLHPNYSNGKAYIDLLLKPSDDDLKIWPHSFEFRLRVSLAAEGHLTLISRIRNINSKPFSFSFAFHTYFSISDISEVRVEGLETLDYLDNLCQKERFTEQGDALTFESEVDRAYLKSSDVIAVFDHEKKRTFTVRKEGLPDVVVWNPWEKSKAMADLGDDEYKQMLCVNGASIEKPITLKPGEEWTGRLELSVVPSS; this is encoded by the exons ATGAATCCTTCTGGAGCAGCAGTTGAATTTTCGAAAGACAAGAATGGAATCGATCAAGTTCATCTTCACAACCCGCGAGGTGCTTCCGTTAGG GTGAGCTTGCACGGAGGCCAGGTTCTTTCCTGGAAAAATGAACGCGGCGAGGAATTGTTATTCACTAGTAGCAAG GCGATTTTTAAGCCGCCAAAAGCAGTCCGAGGAGGAATTCCAATCTGTTTTCCGCAGGTTGGGACCGGATCATTGGACCAAAATGGGTTCGCCAGGAACAGAATTTGGGCCATCGACAATGATCCTCCACCACTACATCCAAATTATTCAAATGGAAAAGCCTACATCGACTTGCTGCTCAAACCATCCGACGATGATCTAAAGATTTGGCCACATAG TTTTGAGTTTCGCCTTAGGGTGTCGCTTGCAGCAGAAGGGCATCTAACGCTTATATCGCGCATCAGAAACATCAACAGCAAGCCTTTCAGTTTTTCATTCGCTTTTCATACGTATTTCTCCATTTCGGATATCAG TGAAGTGAGGGTTGAGGGATTGGAGACTCTAGACTACCTAGACAACCTATGTCAAAAGGAGCGGTTTACAGAACAAGGCGATGCCTTAACATTCGAATCTGAG GTGGACCGCGCTTACCTTAAGTCTTCGGATGTGATAGCTGTTTTCGATCATGAAAAGAAGAGGACATTCACCGTGCGAAAGGAGGGACTTCCAGATGTTG TTGTATGGAATCCGTGGGAGAAGTCCAAAGCAATGGCGGATCTTGGAGACGACGAGTACAAACAAATGCTTTGTGTTAATGGAGCATCAATCGAAAAACCAATCACCTTGAAGCCCGGCGAGGAATGGACGGGTCGATTGGAGCTCTCTGTTGTCCCTTCCAGTTAA
- the LOC137711036 gene encoding hydroxyproline O-galactosyltransferase HPGT1-like, with amino-acid sequence MHSRPSHNRLSGSAFHSRISALLLAMVSTMAAIYVAGRLWQDAADRVYLIQELDKRNGQGQSAIAVDDTLKIIDCREQQKQLSALEMQLAGARQEGFVPRSLSKNEGAHSKKKLLAVIGIITTFGRKKNREAIRKAWMPTGEALKRLADEKGIIVRFVIGRSPNRGDSLDKEIDKENDQTNDFIILDDQAEASEERPKKTKSFYIHAVQNWDAEFYVKVNDDVYVNLDVLGATLTTYIDKPRVYVGCMKSGEVFSEPTHKWYEPDWWKFGDAKSYFRHASGELYAISRALAQFISINRSILRAYAHDDVSAGSWFIGLDVKHIDERKFCCSSWMPGAICTAV; translated from the exons ATGCATAGCCGGCCGTCGCACAACCGGCTATCCGGCTCGGCTTTTCACTCTCGGATTTCAGCACTCTTGCTCGCCATGGTCTCCACCATGGCCGCCATCTACGTCGCCGGCCG ATTGTGGCAGGATGCTGCCGATAGGGTTTATTTGATTCAGGAGCTTGATAAAAGAAATGGTCAG GGTCAATCTGCTATAGCCGTAGACGACACACTTAAAATTATAGATTGCAG GGAGCAACAGAAGCAGTTGTCTGCCCTTGAGATGCAACTGGCTGGGGCAAGACAGGAAGGTTTCGTTCCAAGGAGTTTGTCGAAAAATGAGGGGGCTCATTCTAAGAAGAAGCTTTTAGCTGTTATAGGAATTATTACAACATTTGGCCGCAAGAAAAATAGGGAGGCAATTCGTAAGGCGTGGATGCCGACAG GTGAAGCTCTAAAAAGATTGGCAGATGAAAAGGGCATCATTGTGCGATTTGTAATTGGAAGAAG CCCAAATCGTGGAGACAGTTTGGACAAGGAAATAGACAAGGAAAATGACCAGACCAACGACTTCATTATTCTG GATGATCAAGCGGAGGCATCTGAGGAGCGGCCAAAAAAGACAAAATCATTCTATATTCATGCTGTACAGAACTGGGATGCTGAGTTTTATGTTAAGGTCAATGATGATGTTTATGTTAATCTTG ATGTCCTGGGAGCAACTCTAACTACTTATATAGATAAGCCTCGTGTCTATGTTGGGTGCATGAAATCAGGCGAAGTCTTCTCTGAACC AACACACAAGTGGTATGAGCCAGACTGGTGGAAATTTGGCGATGCAAAATC ATACTTTAGACATGCTTCTGGTGAATTGTATGCCATTTCTAGAGCCTTAGCTCAGTTTATATCAATAAACAG GTCTATACTTCGTGCTTATGCTCATGACGATGTTAGTGCTGGATCATGGTTTATTGGGCTTGATGTGAAGCACATTGATGAACGGAAATTTTGCTGCTCCTCTTGGATGCCAG GAGCAATATGTACAGCTGTGTAA
- the LOC137711198 gene encoding common plant regulatory factor 1-like — MLDNMDQDVTKKLKGSDGTAVPVGYDSPKDGNLVLEASKSLEQKVDGLTDGNDGNTKAKHLTQRKNGSESMQSAENDVKVHTRVSPTTKGETNENSKSVSGTAPPAVGYIGVSLGPPYETVGISTAFVAPSAGSGFPFGAPVLDERQMKREKRKQANRESARRSRLRKQAEYEELVKTCESLNAEKMALQSKIEKLKGDSETLRLENAALREKLKNAQAVTQGGIAAVKIEVDLELPNDAKNIISNLGSVSRNGELDREKHESSMSEAKFHQLLESNSRTDAVAAR, encoded by the exons ATGTTGGACAACATGGACCAAGATGTAACAAAGAAGTTGAAGGGATCGGATGGAACTGCAGTGCCAGTTGGATATGACAGTCCCAAGGACGGGAACCTAGTCCTTGAGGCATCAAAGAG TTTGGAACAAAAGGTTGATGGTTTGACTGATGGAAATGATGGCAACACTAAa GCAAAGCACCTCACTCAGAGGAAAAATGGGTCGGAGAGCATGCAATCTGCTG AAAATGATGTGAAGGTTCATACTCGGGTCAGTCCTACAACTAAAGGGGAAACGAATGAGAATTCCAAAAGTGTTTCCGGTACTGCGCCTCCTGCTGTTGGTTATATTGGAGTATCTCTTGGGCCGCCATATGAGACAGTAGGAATTAGCACAGCTTTTGTTGCTCCTTCTGCTGGTTCTGGGTTTCCCTTTGGTGCACCTGTTCTG GATGAAAGGCAGATGAAACGAGAGAAAAGGAAACAGGCTAACAGAGAATCTGCAAGGAGATCTAGGTTAAGAAAGCAGGCTGAATATGAGGAACTGGTGAAGACATGTGAATCCTTAAACGCAGAGAAAATGGCTCTTCAAtccaaaatagaaaaattgaaagGGGATTCAGAGACACTGAGGCTTGAAAATGCCGCATTAAGG GAGAAGCTGAAAAATGCTCAGGCAGTGACGCAAGGAGGGATTGCTGCAGTCAAGATTGAAGTAGACTTGGAGCTGCCAAATGATGCCAAAAATATAATTAGCAACTTGGGTTCTGTAAGCAGGAATGGTGAACTGGATCGCGAGAAACATGAAAGTTCCATGTCTGAAGCCAAGTTCCATCAGCTGTTGGAATCAAACTCTAGGACCGATGCTGTTGCTGCTAGATGA